A single genomic interval of Bradyrhizobium japonicum USDA 6 harbors:
- a CDS encoding dihydrodipicolinate synthase family protein gives MTEAIRGFWVASATPLATDGSVDSAKLAAHARQLFGKGVDGVVLFGTTGEGTSFNVTERVATIEAVLKAGVAPERIGIGGGFPALTDSIALTRAMLGLGLRHLLYLPPYFDRGVTPEGIEDAFAAIIDGVADDRLRASLYHIPQVSGVAIPTSVAANLRKRYGKVVAGLKDSSGDFKQFQAFRAAAPELAITVGNEADITRAIAAGGAGTICGMANVVPELVKGMVDGKDVEARMQAATDVVLNTPSFIATLKAILAAQTGDAGWLRVRPPFRASSDGAALKRKIDELIAPAIA, from the coding sequence ATGACGGAGGCAATTCGCGGGTTCTGGGTGGCGTCGGCGACGCCGCTGGCGACTGATGGCAGCGTGGACTCCGCCAAGCTCGCCGCTCACGCCAGGCAGCTCTTCGGCAAGGGCGTCGACGGCGTCGTGCTGTTCGGCACCACCGGCGAGGGTACCTCCTTCAATGTCACTGAGCGTGTCGCGACCATCGAGGCCGTGCTCAAGGCCGGCGTCGCGCCCGAGCGGATCGGCATCGGCGGCGGCTTTCCCGCCCTCACCGACAGCATCGCGCTGACACGCGCCATGCTCGGTCTCGGCCTGCGCCACTTGCTGTATCTGCCGCCCTATTTCGATCGCGGTGTCACGCCCGAAGGCATCGAGGATGCTTTTGCCGCGATCATCGACGGCGTCGCCGACGATCGCCTGCGCGCCTCGCTCTATCACATCCCGCAGGTCTCCGGCGTTGCGATCCCGACCAGCGTCGCTGCGAACCTGCGCAAGCGTTACGGCAAGGTGGTTGCGGGCCTGAAGGATTCCAGCGGCGACTTCAAACAGTTCCAGGCGTTCCGTGCTGCCGCGCCGGAGCTCGCCATCACCGTCGGCAACGAAGCCGACATCACCCGCGCGATCGCCGCCGGCGGCGCCGGCACCATCTGCGGCATGGCCAACGTCGTGCCCGAGCTGGTCAAGGGCATGGTTGACGGCAAGGACGTCGAGGCGCGCATGCAAGCCGCGACAGATGTCGTGCTGAACACGCCGTCGTTCATCGCGACGCTGAAGGCAATCCTCGCCGCGCAGACGGGCGACGCGGGCTGGCTGCGCGTGCGCCCGCCGTTCCGTGCCTCGTCCGATGGTGCGGCGCTCAAGCGAAAGATTGACGAGCTGATTGCTCCTGCCATCGCGTGA
- a CDS encoding TonB-dependent siderophore receptor: MKVRAFVDGQRVSGHRHRAGKSRAGLLLGAAVLIVESPSNTTTAQAQSALPPVTVEAPVQRPKPARASESPQRRTQAAARQRSRNAATPAAPTISERAAAAAAAQQAAKLGYRAMPSSTTLRSGASPLDTSQAVNVVPEQVLKDQLPRNIDDALINVSGITQTNTLAGSQDAVIRRGFGDNRDGSIMRNGMPLVQGRSFNPAVESVEVLKGPASLLYGIMDPGGIVNTISKRPELYQHGSVTLLGSAFSASKTGADGLLDVTGPIGDQGLAYRFIGYGVSEDYWRNFGRHREMLVAPSLAWYGQDTTVQLNYEHREFIYPFDRGTAFNPVTKAPLAVPSTRRLDEPFNNTWGTSDLMQASIEHRFNQDWKLYAGYSYNTETFSANQLRISTLNFTTGVETRSNDGTQGSLSNASYGTSYISGSFWLGNMRNEVVFGGDGQYRTIYRDNLIRQATPAINVYNPVYGLVGPGTTVSNSDSAQTDKLGQWSLFFQDTLHLTERFALVGGVRYMDYDQIAGRGKPFVTNTNVSQDKVLPLGGAILKLTKEVSLYASYTESLKPNSTIAPIGIVIDSNVAPEEGVSYETGVKFDLNKRISGTLALYDLDKTNVQTTKTNSAGVVELHTVGRARSRGVELDVTGKLTDSWALIGSYGYTDARVTASEDVTLLGKKLQNVALNTASLYLVYDFGTALPGQLRLGGGARYVGDRPGDAINSFFLPSYVVADIFATYETKYQNTPVIYQLNVKNLFDTVYYPSAVNNLNVAIGDARRVSLSATVKF, encoded by the coding sequence ATGAAAGTGCGTGCCTTCGTGGATGGCCAGCGCGTCAGCGGCCATCGTCATCGTGCCGGCAAGAGCCGTGCAGGTCTTCTCCTCGGCGCAGCGGTGCTGATCGTCGAATCCCCCTCGAACACGACGACCGCGCAGGCGCAATCGGCGCTGCCGCCGGTGACAGTGGAAGCGCCGGTGCAGCGACCGAAACCGGCGCGCGCATCTGAATCGCCCCAGCGCCGGACGCAAGCCGCCGCGCGCCAGCGCAGCCGGAATGCCGCGACACCCGCAGCACCGACGATATCGGAACGTGCAGCCGCCGCGGCTGCCGCGCAGCAGGCTGCCAAGCTCGGTTACCGTGCGATGCCGAGTTCGACCACACTGCGCAGCGGCGCCTCGCCCCTCGATACCTCGCAGGCGGTCAACGTCGTGCCTGAACAGGTGTTGAAGGACCAGCTCCCGCGGAACATCGACGATGCGCTCATCAATGTCTCCGGCATCACTCAGACCAACACGCTCGCCGGCAGCCAGGACGCGGTGATCCGCCGCGGCTTCGGCGACAACCGCGACGGTTCGATCATGCGCAACGGCATGCCGCTGGTGCAGGGCCGAAGCTTCAATCCCGCGGTCGAAAGCGTCGAGGTGCTGAAGGGGCCGGCCTCGCTGCTCTACGGCATCATGGATCCCGGCGGCATCGTCAACACCATCAGCAAGCGCCCGGAGCTTTATCAGCACGGTTCGGTCACGCTGCTGGGCTCGGCATTCAGTGCCTCGAAAACCGGTGCCGACGGTCTGCTCGACGTTACCGGTCCGATCGGCGATCAGGGCCTTGCCTATCGCTTCATCGGCTACGGCGTCAGCGAGGATTACTGGCGCAATTTCGGCCGCCACCGCGAGATGCTGGTCGCACCGTCGCTGGCCTGGTACGGCCAGGACACCACGGTTCAGCTCAACTACGAGCACCGCGAGTTCATCTATCCGTTCGATCGCGGCACGGCGTTCAATCCGGTGACCAAGGCACCGCTCGCGGTGCCATCCACGCGCCGGCTCGATGAGCCCTTCAACAACACCTGGGGCACCTCGGACTTGATGCAAGCCTCGATCGAGCACCGCTTCAACCAGGATTGGAAGCTCTACGCCGGCTACAGCTACAACACCGAAACCTTCAGCGCCAACCAGCTCCGCATCTCCACCCTCAACTTCACGACGGGCGTTGAGACGCGCAGCAACGACGGCACGCAGGGCTCGCTCAGCAATGCCAGCTATGGAACGTCGTACATTTCCGGCAGCTTCTGGCTCGGCAATATGCGCAACGAGGTGGTATTCGGCGGCGACGGCCAGTATCGCACCATCTATCGCGACAATCTGATCCGGCAGGCGACTCCCGCCATCAACGTCTACAATCCCGTCTACGGGTTGGTCGGACCGGGCACGACGGTATCAAACAGCGATAGCGCACAGACCGACAAGCTCGGCCAATGGTCGCTGTTCTTCCAGGACACCCTGCATCTCACCGAACGGTTCGCCCTGGTTGGCGGCGTCCGTTACATGGACTACGACCAGATCGCCGGGCGCGGAAAGCCATTCGTCACCAACACCAACGTGTCGCAAGACAAGGTGCTTCCCCTCGGCGGGGCCATTCTCAAGCTGACCAAGGAGGTCTCGCTGTATGCGAGCTACACCGAGTCGTTGAAGCCCAATTCGACCATTGCGCCGATCGGTATCGTGATCGATTCGAATGTCGCGCCCGAAGAAGGCGTGTCATACGAGACCGGCGTGAAGTTCGATCTGAACAAGCGCATCTCAGGTACGCTGGCGCTCTACGATCTCGACAAGACGAACGTGCAGACGACGAAGACGAACAGCGCGGGTGTGGTCGAGCTCCACACCGTCGGTCGCGCCCGCTCGCGGGGCGTCGAGCTGGATGTCACCGGCAAGCTCACCGACAGCTGGGCCTTGATCGGCAGCTACGGCTACACCGACGCCCGCGTGACGGCGTCCGAGGATGTGACGCTGCTCGGGAAGAAGCTGCAGAACGTCGCGCTGAACACGGCCTCGCTCTATCTGGTCTATGATTTCGGTACAGCTTTGCCGGGCCAGCTCCGCCTCGGCGGCGGCGCGCGCTATGTCGGCGACCGTCCCGGTGATGCGATCAACAGCTTCTTCTTGCCGTCCTATGTGGTCGCCGATATTTTCGCGACCTATGAGACGAAATACCAGAATACGCCGGTGATCTATCAGCTCAACGTCAAGAACCTGTTCGACACCGTCTATTATCCCTCCGCCGTCAACAATCTGAACGTCGCGATCGGCGATGCGCGCCGCGTGTCGCTGTCCGCAACGGTGAAGTTCTAG
- a CDS encoding extracellular solute-binding protein, with the protein MAVRHKAIAVLIAATSACLAATGTSRAEEITLYSTREAALVEPVVAAFTEAGGVKVKIVFVEDSLVKRLASEGVASPADVLMTIGLDKTTQLSTRGLTQAFTSSRLDQVVPPNLRGNGAQWLALSVRPRVAFVRKDSALASIDYEDLSAPNWRGELCMRSPLHQNNVALVAAYLVHHGEAATEAWLAGLKANLAHKPDGKDNDVIREIAQGTCKIGIGNTVALAQLRDGREGADWRAWAMEVRAVPSTFRGGGTHVNLTGAAIAKQAPHPALARQFLEFLVTPAAQRIFVAAELEYPVLAAAERALIVAEMGTFIADAISIDQIAAHQQAAISLIKKVGFDE; encoded by the coding sequence ATGGCGGTGCGGCACAAAGCCATCGCGGTCCTGATCGCGGCGACGTCTGCCTGCCTTGCTGCCACAGGTACGAGCCGCGCCGAGGAGATCACGCTCTATTCGACCAGGGAGGCCGCCCTGGTCGAGCCGGTCGTTGCGGCCTTCACGGAAGCCGGCGGCGTCAAGGTGAAAATCGTCTTCGTCGAGGATAGCCTCGTCAAGCGACTTGCGTCGGAAGGCGTCGCATCGCCCGCCGACGTATTGATGACGATCGGGCTGGACAAGACGACCCAGCTCTCCACCCGCGGTCTGACGCAAGCCTTCACGTCGTCGCGTCTCGACCAGGTGGTCCCTCCAAATCTCCGTGGTAACGGCGCGCAATGGCTTGCGCTTTCCGTCCGACCGCGTGTTGCCTTTGTGCGCAAGGACAGCGCGCTTGCTTCGATCGACTATGAAGATCTCTCCGCTCCCAATTGGCGCGGCGAGCTCTGCATGCGCTCGCCGTTACATCAGAACAATGTCGCGCTGGTTGCGGCCTATCTCGTCCATCACGGCGAGGCCGCGACGGAGGCCTGGCTCGCCGGCCTGAAGGCCAATCTCGCGCACAAGCCTGATGGCAAGGACAACGACGTGATCCGCGAGATCGCGCAAGGCACGTGCAAGATCGGCATCGGCAACACCGTGGCATTGGCGCAATTGCGCGACGGACGGGAAGGGGCCGACTGGCGTGCCTGGGCGATGGAGGTCAGGGCGGTGCCATCGACATTCAGGGGCGGCGGCACGCATGTGAACCTCACCGGCGCGGCCATCGCGAAACAGGCGCCGCATCCGGCGTTGGCGCGACAATTCCTCGAATTTCTTGTCACGCCGGCAGCGCAGCGGATCTTTGTCGCTGCCGAGTTGGAATACCCCGTGCTTGCAGCAGCGGAGCGTGCACTCATTGTTGCCGAAATGGGCACGTTCATCGCCGATGCAATTTCGATCGACCAGATCGCCGCACATCAGCAGGCCGCGATCTCGCTTATCAAGAAGGTTGGCTTCGATGAGTAG
- a CDS encoding PepSY-associated TM helix domain-containing protein yields MSRVGHHIKAALHQIHSIAGLVLALLLALIALTGSIMSFEDEIGDYLNSAIMQVAPRQAPALMPDELVARLKAEQDLGKVSAVTLSSDPAAAVRVRFARDEQGARPTSLYVDPYDARVLGAPRGEEFFATVRRLHRWLLIPGDAKGWGRQITGIAALGLIVMLISGLVLRWPRRAASVKMWLKPNLGLSGRGLHRSLHAVIGTWVLPVYLVMTLTGLWYSFDWYKDGVVWLLSRPHVAAAKMQPKQPRAAGRSEPAQPAGFDLAWSTLQREEGDRFSKALLTLPAGPGTVIRIRSWPKDSTLDTTRDEFRVDAVTGQVISAERYADKTLGEKIIANVLDIHRGAFLGWPGKLAFMIAAALMPLFSVTGILLYLSRRRLRRPAQPPLGRLVPGE; encoded by the coding sequence ATGAGTAGGGTGGGGCATCACATCAAGGCCGCTCTGCACCAGATTCACTCGATCGCGGGCCTCGTGCTTGCGCTGCTGCTGGCTCTGATCGCGCTGACCGGTTCGATCATGAGCTTTGAGGACGAGATCGGCGACTATCTGAATAGCGCTATCATGCAGGTGGCGCCGCGCCAGGCGCCGGCGTTGATGCCGGACGAACTGGTGGCCCGGCTGAAGGCGGAGCAGGACCTCGGCAAGGTTTCGGCCGTCACGCTGTCGAGCGATCCGGCCGCGGCGGTGCGTGTCCGCTTCGCGCGCGACGAGCAGGGCGCGCGGCCGACATCGCTCTATGTCGATCCCTACGACGCGCGCGTGCTGGGTGCGCCGCGTGGCGAGGAGTTCTTCGCGACCGTGCGCAGGCTGCATCGCTGGCTGTTGATCCCCGGCGATGCCAAGGGGTGGGGGCGCCAGATTACCGGCATCGCCGCGCTCGGCCTGATCGTCATGCTCATCTCGGGCCTCGTGCTGCGCTGGCCGCGCCGCGCCGCCAGCGTGAAGATGTGGCTGAAGCCAAATCTCGGTCTCAGTGGCCGCGGCCTGCACCGCTCGCTGCACGCGGTGATCGGCACCTGGGTGTTGCCGGTCTATTTGGTGATGACGCTGACCGGGCTCTGGTACTCGTTCGACTGGTACAAGGACGGCGTGGTCTGGCTGCTGTCGCGTCCGCATGTTGCCGCCGCGAAGATGCAGCCGAAGCAGCCGCGCGCCGCGGGGCGTTCCGAGCCGGCTCAGCCGGCGGGATTTGATCTTGCGTGGTCGACGCTCCAGCGCGAGGAAGGCGATCGTTTCTCCAAAGCGCTGCTGACGCTGCCAGCTGGTCCGGGCACGGTCATTCGGATCCGGTCGTGGCCGAAGGATTCGACGCTCGATACCACGCGCGACGAATTCCGCGTGGATGCGGTCACTGGGCAGGTGATCTCGGCGGAGCGCTATGCCGACAAGACGCTCGGCGAGAAGATCATCGCGAACGTGCTCGACATCCATCGCGGCGCGTTCCTGGGTTGGCCCGGCAAGCTCGCCTTCATGATTGCAGCAGCGTTGATGCCGCTGTTCTCGGTCACCGGCATTTTGCTCTATCTGTCGCGCCGCAGGCTGCGGCGCCCCGCGCAGCCGCCGCTCGGGCGGCTGGTTCCGGGCGAGTGA
- a CDS encoding rhodanese-like domain-containing protein, which translates to MKLPTVTPADIRRALLLREEIALLDLRYEAGFATGHPLFAANMAADRIAIEAEVRLPRKDVAIALYDDGEGLVATGAERLAVLGYTNVSALDGGLKAWRDAGYQVFEDVNSYSKAFGELVEARRHTPSFSADEVAKLIADKANIAILDVRRFDEYATMNIPGSVSVPGAELVLRAGQAAPDPDTTIIVNCAGRTRSIIGTQSLINAGVPNKVRALRNGTIGWTLARHTLDHGAERRGAIGPFEGGPANARDVAYRAGVRHIGANEAKALAARTDRTLYRFDVRDAEEFAAGHLPGFRHYPGGQLVQETDMAAPVRGARILLTDDQGVRADMTASWLAQMGWEVYVLEGGYDVTLEIGPPRVLPKPDPAHRYRRPYEGTDVAERAMQAYLDWEYGLVEQLRLDGTHGFYVI; encoded by the coding sequence ATGAAGCTTCCAACTGTCACCCCCGCCGATATCCGCCGCGCGTTGCTGCTGCGCGAGGAGATCGCGCTGCTCGATCTCAGGTACGAGGCCGGCTTCGCCACCGGACATCCGCTTTTTGCCGCCAACATGGCCGCGGACCGGATCGCGATCGAGGCCGAGGTGAGGCTGCCGCGCAAGGACGTCGCGATCGCGCTCTATGATGATGGTGAGGGGCTTGTTGCAACCGGCGCCGAACGGCTTGCCGTGCTGGGCTACACCAATGTCAGTGCGCTCGACGGCGGGCTGAAGGCCTGGCGCGATGCGGGCTATCAGGTGTTCGAGGACGTCAATTCCTATTCCAAGGCATTCGGCGAGCTGGTCGAAGCGCGGCGGCACACGCCGTCGTTCAGCGCCGACGAAGTGGCAAAGCTGATTGCGGACAAGGCCAACATCGCGATCCTCGATGTTCGCCGCTTCGACGAATATGCGACCATGAACATTCCGGGCTCGGTCAGCGTGCCCGGCGCTGAGCTGGTGCTGCGGGCAGGGCAGGCCGCGCCCGATCCCGACACCACCATCATTGTCAATTGCGCCGGCCGCACGCGCTCGATCATCGGCACCCAGTCGCTGATCAATGCCGGCGTGCCCAACAAGGTGCGGGCGCTGCGCAACGGCACCATCGGCTGGACGCTGGCGCGGCACACGCTCGATCACGGTGCTGAGCGGCGCGGTGCGATCGGGCCGTTCGAGGGCGGCCCGGCCAATGCGCGCGATGTCGCCTATCGCGCCGGTGTTCGCCATATCGGAGCGAACGAGGCGAAAGCGCTCGCAGCGCGGACCGATCGCACGCTCTATCGCTTCGACGTGCGCGACGCGGAGGAATTTGCGGCCGGCCATCTCCCCGGCTTCCGCCACTATCCCGGTGGCCAGCTCGTCCAGGAAACCGACATGGCCGCGCCCGTGCGCGGCGCGCGCATCCTCCTGACCGACGACCAGGGCGTGCGTGCCGACATGACGGCATCCTGGCTCGCGCAGATGGGCTGGGAGGTCTACGTCCTCGAAGGCGGCTATGACGTCACGCTCGAGATCGGCCCGCCGCGGGTGCTGCCAAAGCCCGATCCGGCGCATCGCTACCGCCGGCCCTACGAAGGTACTGACGTCGCCGAGCGCGCGATGCAGGCCTATCTCGACTGGGAATACGGTCTCGTCGAGCAACTCCGGCTCGACGGCACGCATGGGTTCTATGTGATCTGA
- the serA gene encoding phosphoglycerate dehydrogenase yields MPAPGQSPERNAKALLLEGVNDSAVDLFRSAGFANVERLTKALDGEDLRRALKGVSLLGIRSRTQITDEVLAAADGLLAVGCFSVGTNQVDLLAARKRGIPVFNAPFSNTRSVAELVIGEIVMLLRQIFPRSVSAHEGGWDKSAAGSREVRGRTLGIVGYGNIGSQLSTLAEAMGMRVIYYDRTDKLRHGNTEPVEKLEELLAQSDVVSLHVPETPETSGMIGEKELRAMKPGSFFINNSRGTVVDLDALAGALRDGHIAGAAIDVFPVEPSSNAERFKSPVQGLNNVILTPHVGGSTEEAQERIGGEVARKLVDYFITGSTMGAVNFPEVQLHLRPAGARFSHVHRNVPGMLRRLNEVFLQRDINIVAQYLETAGDLGYVVLDADLGGEDSAALLAQIRALEGTVGARLVFEH; encoded by the coding sequence ATGCCAGCCCCAGGTCAAAGCCCCGAGCGGAATGCGAAGGCGCTGTTGCTCGAAGGCGTCAATGACAGCGCTGTCGACCTGTTCCGGAGCGCGGGCTTCGCCAATGTCGAGCGGCTGACCAAGGCGCTGGACGGCGAAGATCTGCGGCGCGCGCTGAAGGGCGTGTCGCTGCTCGGCATCCGCTCGCGCACCCAGATCACCGATGAGGTGCTCGCGGCCGCGGACGGGCTTCTCGCGGTCGGCTGCTTCAGCGTCGGCACCAACCAGGTCGATCTCCTGGCGGCCCGCAAGCGTGGCATTCCCGTGTTCAACGCGCCGTTCTCCAACACGCGCAGCGTCGCGGAACTCGTGATCGGTGAGATCGTGATGCTGCTGCGTCAGATCTTTCCGCGCTCGGTGTCCGCCCATGAAGGCGGCTGGGACAAGTCCGCTGCCGGCAGCCGCGAGGTGCGTGGCCGCACCCTCGGCATCGTCGGCTATGGCAATATCGGCTCGCAGCTGTCGACCCTTGCTGAAGCCATGGGCATGCGCGTGATCTATTACGATCGCACCGACAAGCTCCGACACGGCAATACCGAGCCGGTCGAGAAGCTCGAAGAGCTGCTGGCGCAGAGCGACGTCGTCAGCCTGCACGTGCCGGAGACACCGGAGACATCAGGCATGATCGGCGAGAAGGAGTTGCGGGCGATGAAGCCGGGCTCATTCTTCATCAACAACAGCCGCGGTACCGTGGTCGATCTCGATGCGCTCGCAGGCGCCTTGCGCGACGGTCACATCGCGGGCGCTGCGATCGACGTCTTCCCGGTTGAGCCGTCCTCGAATGCGGAACGATTCAAGAGCCCGGTGCAGGGCCTCAACAACGTGATCCTCACCCCGCATGTCGGCGGCTCGACCGAGGAGGCGCAAGAGCGCATCGGTGGGGAAGTCGCGCGAAAACTGGTCGACTATTTCATCACGGGATCGACCATGGGCGCGGTGAATTTCCCGGAGGTGCAACTGCACTTACGTCCCGCCGGTGCGCGCTTCAGCCATGTCCACCGCAACGTGCCGGGCATGCTGCGGCGGCTGAACGAGGTCTTCCTCCAGCGCGACATCAACATTGTCGCGCAATATCTGGAGACCGCCGGCGACCTCGGCTACGTCGTGCTCGACGCCGACCTCGGGGGTGAGGATTCGGCCGCGCTGCTTGCGCAGATCCGGGCGCTCGAGGGTACGGTTGGCGCACGGCTGGTATTCGAGCACTAG
- a CDS encoding patatin-like phospholipase family protein has protein sequence MERDAVLIDLALQGGGSHGAFTWGVLDRLLEEKWLEIAAISGTSAGAMNAAVLADGWTAGGAEGARDALEKYWRRVSKAAAFSPLQRSPLDRLMGRWTLDTSPAYILTDLMSRVLSPYDLNPTGYNPLRAVLAESIDFERLARSPIQLFITATRVRTGRGRIFRNAEITADVLLASACLPTMFRAIEIDGEPYWDGGFAGNPTITPLVRESDAHDTILVQINPTERPEEPRTAAEILNRLNEISFNSPLVKELRMIALLRQAADPGSGEGARWAKMRTHRIKSDMLAGFGASSKLNAEWEFVSMLRAEGRLAADAFLAAHGADIGRQSTADLDILLSEC, from the coding sequence ATGGAACGGGACGCCGTACTGATCGATCTCGCGCTTCAAGGTGGCGGTTCGCACGGCGCCTTCACCTGGGGCGTGCTCGACCGTCTTCTGGAAGAGAAGTGGCTAGAGATCGCCGCGATCTCCGGAACGTCGGCAGGCGCAATGAACGCGGCCGTGCTTGCGGATGGTTGGACGGCCGGCGGCGCCGAGGGCGCGCGCGACGCGCTCGAAAAATACTGGCGCCGCGTCTCGAAGGCTGCCGCCTTCAGCCCGCTGCAACGCTCGCCGCTCGATCGATTGATGGGGCGCTGGACCCTCGACACGTCGCCCGCCTACATCCTCACCGATTTGATGTCGCGGGTGCTCTCGCCCTATGATCTCAATCCGACCGGTTACAATCCGCTGCGCGCGGTGCTGGCCGAGAGCATCGATTTCGAACGCCTCGCGCGCTCGCCGATCCAGCTGTTCATCACCGCGACGCGGGTGCGCACCGGGCGCGGCCGTATCTTCCGCAACGCGGAGATCACGGCGGATGTGCTGCTGGCGTCCGCCTGCCTGCCGACCATGTTCCGCGCGATCGAGATCGACGGCGAGCCCTATTGGGACGGCGGCTTTGCCGGCAACCCGACCATCACGCCGCTGGTTCGCGAGAGCGACGCACACGACACCATCCTGGTCCAGATCAATCCGACCGAACGGCCGGAGGAGCCGCGGACGGCAGCCGAAATCCTCAACCGGCTGAACGAGATCTCTTTCAACTCGCCGCTGGTGAAGGAGCTGCGCATGATCGCGTTGCTGCGCCAGGCCGCCGACCCCGGCAGCGGCGAGGGCGCGCGCTGGGCGAAGATGCGGACGCACCGGATCAAGAGCGACATGCTGGCGGGGTTCGGCGCCTCGTCAAAGCTCAACGCGGAATGGGAGTTCGTCTCGATGCTGCGCGCCGAGGGGCGCCTGGCCGCGGACGCGTTTCTCGCCGCGCACGGTGCCGACATCGGCCGGCAATCGACCGCCGATCTCGACATCCTCCTGTCGGAGTGCTGA
- a CDS encoding GntP family permease has translation MGLLGLLVGLALLVLFAFRGWSVLLLAPFAALVAALFGGEPLLANLTQVFMVHAAGFLAQFFPIFLLGAVFGKLMDDSGAVTSVAAFMAERLGERRVILAVVLAGAAVTYGGVSLFVAFFVIAPMARSLFRAASIPRRLIPAAIVLGTSTFTMSALPGTPSIQNAIPMPFFGTTPFAAPGLGIIASLIMLVAGLWWLHRAEAAARRAGEGYGDDIEGATERAAADELVRERATTAREFDPAELQHGQRSERPSPVWSAIAPLIVVVTVNLVMSLVVLPRLDVSYLAEQRFGETSLAAVAGVWSVAVALTAAIVTTIALNRARLPALRRTMDAGANASVLPAFSVASLVGFGAVVASLPAFAIVRDWVLAIEGGPLVSLAVATNILAALTGSASGGLTIALDALGQTYVELAARTGIAPALMHRVAVIGAGTLDILPHNGAVVSLLAICGLTHRDSYFDIVMVGIATSLLALVAVIALGSALGSF, from the coding sequence ATGGGTCTTCTCGGCCTCCTCGTCGGGCTCGCCCTGCTCGTCCTGTTCGCCTTTCGCGGCTGGAGCGTGCTTCTGCTGGCGCCGTTCGCGGCGCTCGTTGCCGCGCTGTTCGGCGGCGAGCCGCTGCTTGCGAACCTGACCCAGGTGTTCATGGTGCATGCGGCGGGATTTCTGGCGCAGTTCTTCCCGATCTTCCTGCTTGGCGCGGTCTTCGGCAAGCTGATGGACGATAGCGGCGCGGTCACGTCGGTCGCCGCCTTCATGGCGGAGCGCCTTGGCGAGCGCCGCGTGATCCTGGCGGTCGTGCTCGCCGGTGCCGCGGTGACCTATGGCGGCGTCAGCCTGTTCGTTGCGTTTTTCGTCATCGCTCCCATGGCCCGCTCGCTGTTTCGCGCGGCTTCGATCCCGCGTCGCCTGATCCCGGCTGCGATCGTGCTGGGGACGTCGACCTTCACCATGTCGGCCTTGCCGGGCACGCCGTCGATCCAGAATGCGATACCAATGCCGTTCTTCGGCACGACGCCGTTTGCCGCGCCGGGTCTCGGCATCATCGCCTCGCTCATCATGCTCGTGGCAGGGTTGTGGTGGCTGCACCGCGCCGAAGCTGCGGCGCGCCGTGCCGGAGAAGGTTATGGCGACGATATCGAGGGCGCGACCGAGCGCGCCGCCGCCGACGAGCTCGTGCGCGAGCGCGCAACGACGGCGCGCGAGTTCGATCCGGCGGAGCTCCAGCACGGTCAGCGCAGCGAGCGACCTTCGCCCGTGTGGAGCGCGATCGCGCCGCTGATCGTCGTCGTCACGGTGAATCTGGTGATGTCGCTCGTGGTGCTGCCGCGACTCGATGTCAGCTATCTCGCCGAGCAGCGCTTTGGGGAGACGTCACTCGCGGCCGTCGCGGGCGTGTGGTCGGTCGCGGTCGCGCTGACCGCGGCCATCGTCACGACCATCGCGCTGAACCGAGCCCGCCTGCCGGCGCTTCGCCGCACCATGGACGCCGGGGCCAATGCATCCGTCCTGCCTGCGTTCAGCGTCGCGAGCCTCGTCGGATTCGGTGCGGTCGTCGCCTCGCTGCCGGCGTTCGCGATCGTGCGCGACTGGGTGCTGGCGATCGAAGGCGGACCGCTGGTCTCGCTAGCGGTCGCGACCAACATCCTGGCCGCTCTGACCGGCTCGGCGTCAGGCGGCCTGACCATTGCTCTCGACGCGCTCGGCCAGACCTATGTCGAGCTCGCCGCGCGCACCGGCATCGCCCCCGCGCTGATGCATCGCGTGGCAGTGATCGGCGCGGGGACGCTCGACATCCTGCCGCACAATGGCGCCGTGGTCAGCCTGCTCGCGATCTGCGGCCTGACGCATCGCGACAGCTATTTCGACATCGTCATGGTCGGCATCGCGACCTCGCTGCTGGCGCTGGTGGCCGTAATCGCTTTGGGTAGTGCGCTGGGATCGTTCTGA